One region of Thalassophryne amazonica chromosome 16, fThaAma1.1, whole genome shotgun sequence genomic DNA includes:
- the emc10 gene encoding ER membrane protein complex subunit 10 isoform X1: protein MTNLLTFKIGVNFGVLLFFCAEFVCCNNGRRPGEALDVEFSGFSLPLEHSFEVDDVAAFQVRGMLVLKAGRESSVSLSQNPLSEEDRTKLKDVAAVDGLYRIRVPRVSLQADRQTERQAEGYLTAFVRACAMVESHLSDMITLHTDVSGFLIGISIVTLPGACRGTEVEDEVDLEVFNSTINIMAPVNAPGPETALFLERMEQESEKKGKNPQEQKSFFAKYWYLILEGQSSSWSPIRHSPSRGRQGAELIPTEWMYIVPLVLFLMMSGAQDQSGGGGRSGQRGGR from the exons ATGACTAATCTATTAACCTTTAAAATTGGAGTTAATtttggtgttttgttgtttttctgtgcaGAGTTTGTATGTTGCAATAACGGCAGAAGA CCAGGTGAAGCTTTGGACGTTGAATTCAGTGGATTCTCTTTACCTCTGGAACACTCATTTGAAGTCG ATGATGTAGCGGCATTTCAGGTACGTGGTATGCTGGTGTTAAAAGCTGGAAGGGAGTCGAGTGTCTCACTGAGTCAGAACCCGCTATCAGAGGAGGACAGAACCAAACTGAAG GACGTCGCTGCAGTGGACGGTTTATACAGGATCAGGGTTCCTCGCGTGTCCCTGCaggcggacagacagacggagcgGCAGGCGGAAGGTTACCTCACAGCATTTGTCAGAGCT TGTGCCATGGTTGAGTCCCACCTGAGCGACATGATCACCCTCCACACTGACGTTTCTGGCTTCCTGATCGGCATCTCCATCGTGACATTGCCCGGAGCCTGTAGAGGTACTGAGGTGGAGGATGAGGTTGATCTTGAGGTTTTCAACTCCACCATCAACATCATGGCTCCTGTAAATGCTCCCGG ACCTGAGACTGCTCTCTTCCTTGAAAGAATGGAGCAGGAATCTGAGAAGAAAGGGAAGAATCCACAAGAGCAGAAATCCTTCTTTGCTAAATAT TGGTATTTGATTCTGGAGGGGCAGTCTTCCTCATGGTCACCAATTCGGCACAGCCCCAGCAGGGGGAGGCAGGGAGCAGAGCTGATTCCCACTGAA TGGATGTACATCGTGCCTCTCGTTCTCTTCCTGATGATGTCCGGCGCTCAGGACCAGTCAGGAGGAGGTGGGCGGAGCGGTCAACGAGGTGGACGATAA
- the emc10 gene encoding ER membrane protein complex subunit 10 isoform X2, protein MTNLLTFKIGVNFGVLLFFCAEFVCCNNGRRPGEALDVEFSGFSLPLEHSFEVDDVAAFQVRGMLVLKAGRESSVSLSQNPLSEEDRTKLKDVAAVDGLYRIRVPRVSLQADRQTERQAEGYLTAFVRACAMVESHLSDMITLHTDVSGFLIGISIVTLPGACRGTEVEDEVDLEVFNSTINIMAPVNAPGPETALFLERMEQESEKKGKNPQEQKSFFAKYWMYIVPLVLFLMMSGAQDQSGGGGRSGQRGGR, encoded by the exons ATGACTAATCTATTAACCTTTAAAATTGGAGTTAATtttggtgttttgttgtttttctgtgcaGAGTTTGTATGTTGCAATAACGGCAGAAGA CCAGGTGAAGCTTTGGACGTTGAATTCAGTGGATTCTCTTTACCTCTGGAACACTCATTTGAAGTCG ATGATGTAGCGGCATTTCAGGTACGTGGTATGCTGGTGTTAAAAGCTGGAAGGGAGTCGAGTGTCTCACTGAGTCAGAACCCGCTATCAGAGGAGGACAGAACCAAACTGAAG GACGTCGCTGCAGTGGACGGTTTATACAGGATCAGGGTTCCTCGCGTGTCCCTGCaggcggacagacagacggagcgGCAGGCGGAAGGTTACCTCACAGCATTTGTCAGAGCT TGTGCCATGGTTGAGTCCCACCTGAGCGACATGATCACCCTCCACACTGACGTTTCTGGCTTCCTGATCGGCATCTCCATCGTGACATTGCCCGGAGCCTGTAGAGGTACTGAGGTGGAGGATGAGGTTGATCTTGAGGTTTTCAACTCCACCATCAACATCATGGCTCCTGTAAATGCTCCCGG ACCTGAGACTGCTCTCTTCCTTGAAAGAATGGAGCAGGAATCTGAGAAGAAAGGGAAGAATCCACAAGAGCAGAAATCCTTCTTTGCTAAATAT TGGATGTACATCGTGCCTCTCGTTCTCTTCCTGATGATGTCCGGCGCTCAGGACCAGTCAGGAGGAGGTGGGCGGAGCGGTCAACGAGGTGGACGATAA